The DNA window GGAGGACCCCTGCTGTTACAACTGGAGCAAGGCTGGCGGCACTGGCCCCACCCCAGGGCCCACCCTGCGGAAGCAGGTAGAGGAGCCCACCACTCTGCAGCCAGGATGGTGGACACGGGCCTGGCCAGCTGCGTCCCCTCAGTCGCTGTCCCTGGATGGTGGGCGTCACACTGTAGGCAGGGGTCACAGGCTGTAGGCAGGGGCCAGGCAGAGGGTGCATGTGCGGGAGGGCTTGGGCACTgacccctccaaactgtttttgttttgttttgttttgtttttgagatggagtctcactctgtcacccaggctggagtttggtggcacgatcttgacttgctgcaacctccgcctcccaggttcaagcaattctcctgcttcagcctcccaagtagctgggattacaggcacacaccacaatgccaggcaaattttttgtatttttagtagagacggggttttgtcatgttggccaggctggtctcaaactcctaacctcaagtgatctgcccgcctccgcctcccaaagagctggaattacaggcatgagcccccgtgcccaaactgtttattaaattaaaacttGTGCCACACCAGGTTTCCTCACAGAACCTCCGGGACCACAGTGGGTGGGGCTGCCATGCGGCTGGTGCCCTGGGGCAAAGCACAGAACCGCCTCCTGCACAAGGCCACGGCCCCTGCAGTCAGCCGCAACCTCAGCTCTCTCCTGGCCCCATGAAGCCCCAGTGTCCCCTCCCCGCTGGCCCCTGCCCCCCATGCAGGCTCTGCCTGTCACTTGCTGGACGAGTGCCCCAGCGTTCCTCAGCATCTCAAACATCAAAGGTTTCATTTGAAAATGGGATAAAAACATCTCCCGGGCAGGGCGGCTGCTAAGAACAGAGACCTCCATGGGAGATGCTGGCACAGCCAATTCCAGGCGCCACGCGCCACAAGCACCCAGAGAACTGCGGccagttattttttctaattttatgttatttcttaaatagagagggggtctcacttgttgcccgggctggtcttgaactcccaggcaaAGTGATcgttctgccttggcctcccaaatgctgggatccCAGGCACGAGCACCTGCGCCCAGCTGACTGAGGCCTGCTCAAACTTCATGTGACGGAGCGAGTTTCCTGGCTTGGAAATAACTGAACggattcattttctctttgtgtacaaaggattcaaaatattttcacgTCTTCCTTCTGCCAGTTAAACGTGCCGTGGCTCCAATACACACCAAAGCCAAGCATACTTGGCTGCCTCGGGAAGGCCAGGAGGAAGCGCCAGATGGTATCAGCGACAGCGGTGGGGGCCGGGCGGGGACGGGCCAGCTCTGTCCTCCCAACACTGCGCCAGGCACTCGGCCTCATGGGGGAGGCCCGGCCGGCGGGAGGCAGCCGCAAGTCCAGGCTGTGTGGGAGGTGAGCATGGGGGGAGCAGTGCCTGCCCCACCTCCATCGCTGCTCAGAGGCTGCAGCAGTCATGACCAAGAGGATCGGATGCCCTGGTGCCCACACCCTGGGCCTCGAACCTGCGGTGTGCACGTGGGTGCCAGGACAGGGACAGCAGGGGACAGACTGTGGCCCTGGGCAGCGACGCCCCACAAAGGAGTCCCATCCAGGCTGGATGACGTGGCTCCCGGCCACAGAGGCTCCGGCCTCTCCTCCTGGATTCCAGTCAGGGTTCCCATGGCACCCGGACAAACCCAGGTGGAACGACCCCACGGCACTGTCAGGGCAGCCCGGGGCCAGGGCTTTTCATAACGCGGTGCTGAAGCAGCTCCAGGCTGGGGCGGCCTCCAGGGAGGGCAGGGAGTCAGGGCCCCAGGAGCCCTGGTGCGTCTGAGGACGCCACTGCCTGCCGGGGCTCGGGGGAAGCAGCACTTACTGGTCCTCATTGCGGAAGACGCCCCACACCACGCTGACGGCCACGCAGAAGAGCGCCAGGAGCAGCATCCGGGCCTGCGGGCGCTTGTGGAAGTAGGGCAGGCTGTTGTTGGGGATCCTGGGGGGCACGGGGCAGTCAGAGCCAAGCCCAACAGCTCCCGGCCTCATCCCACTGCCCACCACCCTTGGGCCCTGCCCAGGCACCCTCTCCAGAGTGGCAGCCCCCACTCTGTTCTCCTCATTAAACTACACATCCCGCATGATGACAACAGTAGGCACCCCAAGGGCAGGGCAGAGCCCAACCCGGGCAGACGCTGGGggccatgggctgcacccacagAGCCCCTCGCCCAAGGCCCTGCCTGCTCCAGACCTCCCACCTCCTCACCCAGGGATGGCAACACAAAAAGGTCTCCCCCTGGATGAGCCCCGCTTCCTAGACCCAGGTGTGACTTTGTCGGAGACCCCCCCCGCAGCTCCCTTTACCCCTAAGAGCCAGGCCAAGCTCTGGGCTGTGGGGAACCTTCTGGGTTCCCCAGAGAACCCTGGTGCTTTCCCGTGCCCCCGCCAGCCTGCGACCTGGGGCAGGGTTCCTGGGGACAAGGGCACCCTCCCCCCGCCACCCCTGGCGCCCGGCTGCTGGCGGGCTCCATTGATAGCTCGCCCGGACTCCACCCTGCTCCCGGACCTAGGAGCCCCAGGCCAGCACTGAGGGAGTGCCTGCTGTAGACTCTGAGCGATATCGCACCATGGGGGGCTATGGGGCGGCAAAGGGGCCGTGGCCATCACTGCACAGAGTCAGGCACGTCGGGGCCAGCCGGGCAGACTCACCTGCACTTGCCGAAGGGCAGCCGCCGCACGCAGGGTGCCAGGCAGCTGTAGAGACCGGTGGCGGAAGCCAGGCAGAAGATCCCGATGACCACATACACTGCAGGGGCAGGGCCGTGAGGCCGGGGGCCAGGCCCGCACGCCACCCTCCCTCCGCACAGGGCGGGCTGCATCTCCACGCCGCGGCCCACCCGACCGGGGCTGCGCACCGAGGAGGTCGTAGAAGTAGTAGAGCAGCACCAGCATGGAGCAGCACATCACCACGAACACGCACGTCATCACCGGCGTCACGTCCACTGCCTCGTCCTCCTGCTTCTCGGGCCCGTCGTCGCGCTTGTGCTTCATGTACCTTCTTGGGAGACACCATGGGGTCGTGGGGCGCTGGGGCCGGCTGGCCGACACGGACCCAGGAGCCCACAGCCACCCGAGGGAACGGGGCAGAAAACCCGGGAGCAAGAGGGGACCCGGGGGGGTTCTGAAGCGCAAGGAACCGCCCCGAACGTCCCCACGGCAGAGGACACCCCACAGCAGAGGGTGGCTGGGCCCGCGTCCCTGGGTTGAGCTGGGGCAGCCACTAGGCCAGGCCAGAGGCTGCCGTGCGGGCAACAACTGCAGCTTGGATCTGCATAAAGAGCCCTGGACatggggcctccccagccccgGGTGGCTCAGCAGGAGAGGGTAGCTAGCCCCAGCCACCTGCCCAGCCCCGCACCTGCCACGCCCGTACCTGCCACATCCACACCTGCCCAGCCCCACACACCCACTGGGTGCCCGGAGCCCACCCTGGCAGGTAAAGAGCCTGATTCTATCCCAGGCGCTcctgaggaagaaaggaagagctcCACAGGGCGAGCTGGCCCTGCCAAGGCCAAAGTGCTCGCTGCCGTTCTGGACGGGAGGACTGGCCGTCCTGGCCCGTGTCAGAGCCGCCCGCCCCCGTCACGGCACACGCACGACGCGAAACTCACTTCTTCACGTCCCGACTCCCGGCCCAGTAGCCGCCGATGGCGACGGTGCCCACGGCCATGGTGAAGATGATGACCATGTTGTAGTCCAGCACCGGCTCCTTAGGCGCATACAGCGCCACCCTCACCGCACGGCCGAAACGCTGCCTCAAGGAACACACCGGAGGCAGGCGTCAGAGCCACCCGCCAGCCAGGGGTCCACATGCAGCTGTGGGCTgtggggctggagctggagaCCCTGGCCTGCAGGGGCCACGCCTCACCCACCACCCTGATCCCACCAACGGAGGCACAACCCCCCCGGCAGCCAGCCCGGAGCCCCCTGCCCCGTCTCCTGGAGAGCGCGGGTCTGAGCCGGCACAGACCTACCCTGAAGATGTCCAGCATGTCTTTGTAGCTGAGCAGGGCCACGGGAATGCCAATCTCATCATATTGCGTCTTATTACCTCCCGGGGGGACCTGGGGGCCCAGAGGAGGGAGCGGCAGGCATCACCCGCAGCAGTGGGTGGGCCCCCAGCTCTGTGCCCATTCACCTCCTCTCCTGGGACCCTCACTCGAGGCTTGGGTCAGGCTGGGGGTGCCTACCGGCTCCCCCTCTGCAGCTGGCAGCCTCCGGCCTCCCAGGAGGACCCAAGAACAGGGAGGCCAAAGGGCATCGAGCCTTCTTCACCTGACAACAGGGCCCTAGGCCTAAAAGCGCCACCAATCCCTCCCTCGGCCGTAGGACTCCCAAACCACACATACACATCCTGAGTGACACTTGTCACAGCCCACGCCTGCCCACTAAGCCACCTTGAGCCCCGCACCCACTGAGGGCCTCTCTCAACTACGACGGCAGCACGTGCAGATGGGGATGGCACCCTCGGCTCTGCCCAGCCTGCTCTGCCCTCGGCCCTGAGCCCCCGCACCTGGCCTCCATGGATTGCCAGGCTCAGGGTGCAACGCTAGCGGGGGCAGCCCAGAGCCACAGGCAGGGCTGTGAGGGAATTCCTGAACTCCATTTCTTCTTACCCCAAAACTACACTGCAGGGGCGGCCGTgcaccctgcccagcccagcagtCAGCATGTCCCTGTGCTGTGACCAGCCCTGCCAGGCCCCCAGCTCTCAACCACagccccattttgcagaagaTGGAAAAGGGGCCGAGCTTCAGGCCACCTGGCTAGGACCACACAGGCGAGCACGGCCCCATCGGCTAGAGGGCAAGGGCACCAGGGTACCCAGAAAGGACCAGCTTCAGGGCCAGGCCACCTGCTCCTCAGAAGCCACCCCAATCCTATCCCCACAGAGGGTGTGGTCTCCGTCAACACTGGGAGCTGCTCTAGGACAGGCACCCAACAAGACCACGGCCAAAATTCCACAGCCCCAGCCAGCAACACAGGAAAAACCGACTCATCTCCGCCCTCCCCACGCCCACACTCGGCCCAGATCCTCCCCACGCCCACACTTGGCCCAGATCTTCCCCACGGTCACACTCGGCCCAGATCCCCCCCACAGTCACACTCGGCCCAGATCCTCCCCACAGTCACACTCGGCCCAGATCCCCCCCACGGTCACACTCGGCCCAGATCCCCCCCACAGTCACACTCGGCCCAGATCCTCCCCACGGTCACACTCGGCCCAGATCCTCCCCACGCCCACACTCGGCCCAGATCCTCCCCACAGTCACACTCGGCCCAGATCCCCCCCACGGTCACACTCAGCCCAGATCCCCCCCACGGTCACACTCGGCCCAGATCCTCCCCACGCCCACACTCGGCCCAGATCCCCCTCACGGTCACACTCGGCCCAGATCCTCCCCACGCCCACACTCGGCCCAGATCCTCCCCACAGTCACACTCGGCCCAGATCCTCCCCACGCCCACACTCGGCCCAGATCCTCCCCACGCCCACACTCGGCCCAGATCCTCCCCACGCCCACACTCGGCCCAGATCCCCCCACAGTCACACTCGGCCCAGATCCTCCCCACGGTCACACTCGGCCCAGATCCTCCCCACGCCCACACTCGGCCCAGATCCTCCCCACGGTCACACTCGGCCCAGATCCCCCCCACGGTCACACTCGGCCCAGATCCTCCCCACGGTCACACTCGGCCCAGATCCTCCCCACGCCCACACTCGGCCCAGATCCTCCCCACGGTCACACTCGGCCCAGATCCTCCCCACGGTCACACTCGGCCCAGATCCTCCCCACGCCCACACTCGGCCCAGATCCTCCCCACGCCCACACTCGGCCCAGATCCTCCCCACGGTCACACTCGGCCAGATCCTCCCCACGGTCACACTCGGCCCAGATCCTCCCCACGGTCACACTCGGCCCAGATCCTCCCCACGGTCACACTCGGCCCAGATCCTCCCCACGGTCACACTCGGCCCAGTTCCTCCCCACGCCCACACTCGGCCCAGATCCTCCCCACGCCCACACTCGGCCCAGATCCTCCCCACGGTCACACTCGGCCCAGATCCTCCCCACGGTCACACTCGGCCCAGATCCTCCCCACGGTCACACTCGGCCCAGATCCTCCCCACGCCCACACTCGGCCCAGATCCCCCCCCACCGGCCGTCCCCCCCACCCACACTCGGCCCAGATCCCCCCACGGTCACACTCGGCCCAGATCCCCCCCACGGTCACACTCGGCCCAGATCCCCCCCACGGTCACACTCGGCCCAGATCCCCCCCACGGTCACACTCGGCCCAGATCCCCCCCACGCCACACTCGGCCCAGATCCCCCCCCCACACCGCCAGATCCCCCCCCCACACTCGGATCCCCCCACGGTCACACTCGGCCCAGATCCCCCCACGGTCACACTCGGCCCAGATCCTCCCCACGGTCACACTCGGCCCAGATCCTCCCCACGGTCACACTCGGCCCAGATCCTCCCCACGGTCACACTCGGCCCAGATCCTCCCCACGGTCACACTCGGCCCAGATCCTCCCCACGGTCACACTCGGCCCAGATCCTCCCCACAGAGGGGCCTGCCTTTAGCGAGAAGTCGGAAGACCAGCCCCAGCtgctgccatctctgcctcctgcacCCCCCTCCTGCCCCCGAGAGCTAGCCCGGCGGGGAACGCGCAGGTCCGTACCAGCCTCTCCCTGCTGACGATGAGCAGCCCGCGTGCTCCGCTGCCCTGGGCCAGCCTCACTTTCTCATAGAAGGTGCAGTTCCCCCGCGCCACCAGCGGGATCTGGTTGCTGAAGCCACGGGTGGGCAGGTCGGACGCAGAGCAGAGCAGGGAGGCCGTCCAGTTGCGCAGCTGCAGGAAAGACTGGAAGGGCCAGGGCACGGTGTTGTCTCACGTGATGTCAGTCACCAGGAGGGCCCAGCTGCCCCTTCTCCCACCTGAAGCCTGCGCTGAGTTAGATCCCGGCCCTCACCTGAAGCCCCGCGTGGCCTCGGCCCACCTGGGCAGAGCCATCCCTACTGCGGCTCCCACAGCCGGGCCCTGGGCGAGGGCTGGGCTGCTTCATCTGAGCGGGACAAGAGTCCTCACAGACATGGCTGTCCCCTGACACCTGAGCCACCCCGCGAGCCGTCACAGATCACTCAGCAAGACCGAGTGGGTCCCCACCACAGCCCCACCATGGCCAGGCACCTGTGAGAAGGGGGAGGGTTTCCAGTGTGCAGAgaacaaggccctaactctcAGGGGCCTCACACCCCCTGAAGCCAagacacacatgcgcacacacacacacacacacatacatatgcatgcaaGCACACGCCCACAGCCACACCGgagcacacgcacacacccacagccaggccggagcacacacacacacacccacccacagccCGGCcggagcacacacacacacacccacagccaggccggagcacacacacacacacccacagccaggccggagcacacgcacacacacccacagcccGGCCggagcacacgcacacacacccacagcccGGCCggagcacacgcacacacacccacagcccGGCCggagcacacgcacacacacccacagcccGGCCggagcacacgcacacacacccacagcccGGCCggagcacacgcacacacacccacagccaggccggagcacacgcacacacacccacagccaggccggagcacacgcacacacacccacagccaggccggagcacacgcacacacacccacagccaggccggagcacacgcacacacacccacagccaggccggagcacacgcacacacacccacagcccGGCcggagcacacacacacacccacagccaggccacagcacacacacacacacccacagccaggccagagcacacacacacacacacacccacagcccGGCcggagcacacacacacacccacagccaggccacagcacacacacacacacccacagccaggccagagcacacacacacacacacacccacagcccGGCcggagcacacacacacacccacagcccGGCcggagcacacacacacacccacagccaggccacagcacacgcacacacacccacagccaggccggagcacacgcacacacaagcacacatccACAGCCAGGCCggagcacacgcacacacacccacagccaggccggagcacacacacacacacccacagccaggccggagcacacacacacacccacagcccGGCcggagcacacacacacacatccacagcCAGGCCggagcacacgcacacacatgcatacatgcacacacacacgcatacatgcacacacacccacacccacagccaggctggagtgcacacacacacacatgcacacacccacagccaggccagcgtgcacacacacgcacccacaGCCAACCTggggcgcacacacacacacacgcatgcacacgtgcacacatacacagccaggctggagcacacGGCACACCTGCACACgcaagcacacacatgcacactcatgctCAAGCACACGCctattacacacatgcacacaaacatgcacacacagccAGGCCAGAGCACACGgcacacacgtgcatacacaaGCACATACCTGTGAACTCATGCTCAGGCACACACACCtattatacacacatgcatgcacacacaccacacaaacacacacactgaagCACACGCACATACCTAttacacatgcactcacacactcatgcacacacacgaaCCCAAACACAAaggcacacacacatccacacataaaCCTATTacccacatgtacacacacatacacacacctattacacatgtacacacgcacacatgtgcaGACAATGTACACATCCACAAACATAACTATTACATAGCTACATGcttacacacaccacacacacagacacacacatgcactcacacatcCATACACAAACCTATTGCACGCATGCTCACACGCACATGTgcacataaaaacagacatacacaTTCGGACCCATGCACATGCCCCCACACACCTAttacacacatgctcacacacacagtGTGCTGACACACAAACACGCACTAAGGCACGCGTCCATGCACATATCTATTACACGtgctcacacgcacacacacactcagaaataTGCACTCAGGCACGTCCTCACACATACCTATTACATGTGTTCACATGCCTATTACATGTGTTGACACACACCTATTACgtgtgttcacacacacacaaaaacactcaggcacatgcacacatactgATGTGAACTCACATAAACATGCAGACACATGAGCACGTCCAAGCACATACTGATTACACACGTGCTCACACGCACACACTATGCATAAAGCTGACAGGAAGATGCTAGTGCTTCTTCGCCAGCACATCTCGAGGGCTCCAGGAGGGGGCGCGACACAGTGGGAAAGGAGGCGGGGCCAGAGGGGTGTGGTAGGAAAGGAGGCGGGGCCAGAGGGATGCAGTGTGAAAGGAGGCGGGGCCTGAGGGACGAAGTGAGAAAGGAGGCAGGGCCTGAGGGATGCATTGGGAAAGGAGGCAGAGAGTGAAGAATGCAGTGAGAAAATAGGCGAGGCATGAATGGTGCAGTGAGAAAGGAGGCGGGGCCTGAAGGGTGCAGTGGTGAAGGAGGCGGGGCCTGAAGGGTGCAGTGGTAAAGGAGGCGGGGCCTGAAGGGTGCAGTGAGAAAGGAGGCGGGGCCTGAAGGGTTCAGTGAGAAAGGAGGCGGGACCTGAAGGATGCAGCAGGAAAGGAGGCGGGGCCTGAAGGATGCAGTTGGAAAGGAGGCGGGGCCTGAAGGATGCAGTGGGAACGGAGGCGGGGCCTGAAGGATGCAGTGGGAGAGGCAGGGCCGGAAGGATGCAGTCGGAAAGGAGTCGGGGCCTGAGGGATGCAGTGGAAaaggaggtggggcctgaggaCTAAGTGGGAAAGGAGGTGGGGCCTCTGAGGGAGGGACCCATCCAGCAGCACGTGTTAGTGCCCCAGTCGGGAAGATGGTGAAAGGAACAGGTCTCGTCCCTGGGGCCCCACTGTGCCCTCTGCTGTCACTCCTCCAAGGACCCCTCTGTCTGGGCCCACTGGATAGGGACCCCGGCATGGAGCAGTAGAGACCCTCATCTACCACATGGAGCTCGGCCGGTGCCTCTGGATCTGCACCCCAAGGCCCCATGGACAGCTTGCATTGATGACCAGGGTTGGGGAGGCCCAGGGGAACTGGGGGCCAGCTGAGGGTCCCCCAGACCTGGTCAGGGCCTGCCTCTTGCCTCTGGATCTTTCCTGCAGCCCCAGCCGGATGTGTCTCTAGAGCCCTGGGGCCCCCGCATTCTCCCGGCCAGCGGGTACTCACTGCCTTGCTGAGGTCGTGCGGCAGATGGGCCCACTGTGGGTTGTAGAGGATGCAGTAGTCTTTGCCTTCGGGgcccccagcctgggagaccacGTGCACCATGCCGTACTCACAGGCCACCTGCAGGACAAGGCCGGCGGTCAGAGCCACAGCACGGGACATGCGGGGCTGCACCGCCCCACGAGAAACAGGCCCAAGGAGGGGAGGACGCCTCCAGGAAGGGCGCCTGTGTTCACCAGGTGGTCTGGGATGCTTCCCTCTCTCGACAGGACAGATAGGGATGTGACCATACGTGGTTTATAGCAAAGACCCAGACTGGCTCACCTTCCTCAGGGAGCCCCAGGCTGGTGACCATGAGTGTGTCAGGTCACCCCTCTGTGGCTGCCGAGTTTCTGCACCAAAAAACAAGGATCGCAccacctcctgggcctcccaggaTCAGTGGGCACGGTGGGAGAATGACAGCCGCAGGCAGAGCCCTGAGCAGGGAAGCAGGGCAGGGCCCCAGCAGACCTGGCCCTGGGCCTGGGCGGAAGGCCTGGATACAGCCTCCGCACCCCTCAGGTCTGGGTGGCCTTTGACCCACAGCCCCGTGGGCACTGCCTGTT is part of the Nomascus leucogenys isolate Asia chromosome 17, Asia_NLE_v1, whole genome shotgun sequence genome and encodes:
- the SPPL2B gene encoding signal peptide peptidase-like 2B isoform X3; translation: MRGACVARGVGALLGNICRWLRRAPADMAASVAAALARLLAVFLLLAAQVACEYGMVHVVSQAGGPEGKDYCILYNPQWAHLPHDLSKASFLQLRNWTASLLCSASDLPTRGFSNQIPLVARGNCTFYEKVRLAQGSGARGLLIVSRERLVPPGGNKTQYDEIGIPVALLSYKDMLDIFRRFGRAVRVALYAPKEPVLDYNMVIIFTMAVGTVAIGGYWAGSRDVKKRYMKHKRDDGPEKQEDEAVDVTPVMTCVFVVMCCSMLVLLYYFYDLLVYVVIGIFCLASATGLYSCLAPCVRRLPFGKCRIPNNSLPYFHKRPQARMLLLALFCVAVSVVWGVFRNEDQWAWVLQDALGIAFCLYMLKTIRLPTFKACTLLLLVLFLYDIFFVFITPFLTKSGSSIMVEVATGPSDSATREKLPMVLKVPRLNSSPLALCDRPFSLLGFGDILVPGLLVAYCHRFDIQVQSSRVYFVACTIAYGVGLLVTFVALALMQRGQPALLYLVPCTLVTSCAVALWRRELGVFWTGSGFAVNTSLL
- the LOC115830862 gene encoding extensin-like isoform X1, producing the protein MSLCCDQPCQAPSSQPQPHFAEDGKGAELQATWLGPHRRARPHRLEGKGTRVPRKDQLQGQATCSSEATPILSPQRVWSPSTLGAALGQAPNKTTAKIPQPQPATQEKPTHLRPPHAHTRPRSSPRPHLAQIFPTVTLGPDPPHSHTRPRSSPQSHSAQIPPTVTLGPDPPHSHTRPRSSPRSHSAQILPTPTLGPDPPHSHTRPRSPPRSHSAQIPPTVTLGPDPPHAHTRPRSPSRSHSAQILPTPTLGPDPPHSHTRPRSSPRPHSAQILPTPTLGPDPPHAHTRPRSPHSHTRPRSSPRSHSAQILPTPTLGPDPPHGHTRPRSPPRSHSAQILPTVTLGPDPPHAHTRPRSSPRSHSAQILPTVTLGPDPPHAHTRPRSSPRPHSAQILPTVTLGQILPTVTLGPDPPHGHTRPRSSPRSHSAQILPTVTLGPVPPHAHTRPRSSPRPHSAQILPTVTLGPDPPHGHTRPRSSPRSHSAQILPTPTLGPDPPHGHTRPRSSPRSHSAQILPTVTLGPDPPHGHTRPRSSPRSHSAQILPTEGPAFSEKSEDQPQLLPSLPPAPPSCPRELARRGTRRSVPASPC
- the LOC115830862 gene encoding extensin-like isoform X2 encodes the protein MSLCCDQPCQAPSSQPQPHFAEDGKGAELQATWLGPHRRARPHRLEGKGTRVPRKDQLQGQATCSSEATPILSPQRVWSPSTLGAALGQAPNKTTAKIPQPQPATQEKPTHLRPPHAHTRPRSSPRPHLAQIFPTVTLGPDPPHSHTRPRSSPQSHSAQIPPTVTLGPDPPHSHTRPRSSPRSHSAQILPTPTLGPDPPHSHTRPRSPPRSHSAQIPPTVTLGPDPPHAHTRPRSPSRSHSAQILPTPTLGPDPPHSHTRPRSSPRPHSAQILPTPTLGPDPPHAHTRPRSPHSHTRPRSSPRSHSAQILPTPTLGPDPPHGHTRPRSPPRSHSAQILPTVTLGPDPPHAHTRPRSSPRSHSAQILPTVTLGPDPPHGHTRPRSSPRSHSAQILPTVTLGPDPPHGHTRPRSSPRSHSAQILPTEGPAFSEKSEDQPQLLPSLPPAPPSCPRELARRGTRRSVPASPC